A single region of the Gopherus evgoodei ecotype Sinaloan lineage chromosome 3, rGopEvg1_v1.p, whole genome shotgun sequence genome encodes:
- the NR4A1 gene encoding nuclear receptor subfamily 4 group A member 1, which produces MPCIQMQHGTLPQSGGPCERYPADFLTPELSKFTMDLVNTEIAATTSLPSFNTFMDNYCGEFDTFLYQIPASSQPASFKFEDVQVYGCYPGSFSSQLDETMSSSGSDYYGSPCSIPSPSTPGFQTPQIPAWESSFGPYSPTQNYEGMRPWAEQPKSNSSQPAFFFGPSAPSPGVPQSPLKGPPAAAHQLDAEVFALSQSSPVGFSGLSLGQASPHLESPALLDGSLSPAKTRSPGANEGRCAVCGDNASCQHYGVRTCEGCKGFFKRTVQKNAKYICLANKDCPVDKRRRNRCQFCRFQKCLAVGMVKEVVRTDSLKGRRGRLPSKPKQAQDASPVSLITSLVRAHVDSVPSATKLDYSKFQECLSYQFEKEDCVDVQQFYDLLTGSMDVIRKWAEKIQGFQELPKEDQDLLLESAFLELFILRLAYRSKPEEGKLIFCNGVVLHRMQCVRGFGEWIDSILEFSQSLHRMSVDVPSFSCLTALVIITDRHGLKDPKKVEDLQNQIISCLKDHVTSTTSEQIRPNCLSKLLGKLPELRTLCTQGLQRIFYLKLEDLVPPPPIVDKIFMDTLPF; this is translated from the exons ATGCCCTGTATCCAAATGCAGCATGGGACCTTACCTCAGAGCGGAGGGCCCTGTGAGCGCTACCCGGCAGACTTCCTGACTCCTGAGCTCAGCAAGTTCACAATGGACCTAGTCAACACCGAGATCGCGGCCACCACCTCCCTGCCCAGCTTCAACACCTTCATGGACAACTACTGCGGGGAGTTCGACACGTTCTTGTACCAGATCCCGGCCTCCAGCCAACCCGCCTCCTTCAAATTTGAGGACGTCCAGGTGTACGGCTGCTACCCCGGCTCCTTCAGCAGCCAGCTGGACGAGACCATGTCTTCGAGCGGCTCAGACTATTATGgcagcccctgctccatcccgTCCCCGTCCACCCCAGGCTTCCAGACCCCGCAGATCCCAGCGTGGGAGAGCTCCTTTGGGCCCTACTCGCCCACTCAGAACTACGAGGGCATGAGGCCCTGGGCAGAGCAGCCGAAAAGcaactcttcccagccagcctTCTTCTTTGGCCCCTCGGCTCCCAGCCCCGGGGTCCCTCAGAGCCCCCTCAAGGGGCCGCCGGCCGCCGCACACCAGCTGGACGCAGAGGTCTTCGCGCTCTCCCAGAGCTCCCCGGTGGGCTTTTCCGGCCTGTCCCTGGGCCAGGCCTCTCCGCACTTGGAGAGCCCCGCCTTGCTGGACGGCTCCCTGTCGCCAGCCAAGACACGCAGCCCCGGTGCCAACGAGGGGCGCTGTGCCGTGTGCGGAGACAACGCCTCCTGCCAGCACTACGGCGTCCGTACCTGCGAGGGCTGCAAGGGCTTTTTCAAG cGCACGGTGCAGAAGAACGCCAAGTACATCTGCCTGGCCAACAAAGACTGCCCTGTGGACAAGAGGCGGCGGAACCGGTGCCAGTTCTGCCGTTTCCAGAAGTGCCTCGCCGTGGGCATGGTCAAAGAAG TGGTCCGAACGGACAGCTTGAAGGGGCGCCGAGGTCGGCTCCCATCCAAACCCAAGCAGGCCCAGGACGCCTCCCCCGTCAGCCTCATCACATCGCTCGTCAGGGCGCACGTCGATTCCGTACCCAGTGCCACCAAGCTGGACTATTCCAAG TTCCAGGAGTGTCTCTCCTACCAGTTCGAGAAGGAGGACTGCGTGGATGTGCAGCAGTTCTACGACCTGCTCACCGGCTCCATGGATGTGATCCGCAAGTGGGCGGAGAAGATCCAAGGGTTCCAGGAGCTCCCCAAGGAGGATCAGGACCTGCTTCTGGAATCTGCATTCCTGGAGCTCTTTATTCTGCGGCTGGCCTACAG GTCGAAGCCGGAGGAAGGCAAGCTGATCTTTTGCAACGGGGTGGTGCTTCACCGGATGCAGTGTGTGCGGGGCTTCGGGGAGTGGATTGACTCCATCCTCGAgttctcccagagcctgcatcgcATGAGCGTCGACGTCCCCTCCTTCTCCTGCCTCACAGCTCTCGTCATCATCACAG ACCGCCACGGGCTGAAGGACCCCAAGAAAGTGGAGGATCTCCAGAACCAAATCATCAGCTGCCTTAAGGACCACGTGACGTCCACCACGAGCGAGCAGATCCGCCCCAACTGCCTGTCCAAGCTGCTGGGCAAGCTGCCGGAGCTGCGTACCCTCTGCACGCAGGGCCTGCAGCGCATCTTCTACCTGAAGctggaggacctggtgccgccacCTCCCATCGTGGACAAAATCTTCATGGACACATTGCCCTTCTGA